The Streptomyces sp. NBC_00236 DNA window AGGTGGTTGTTCGCGTACCGGTTGTGGTGCGAGGTGTCGGTCTGCTTGCCGAGGGCGTCCTCGCCGCGGATGAAGGCGGGCACGGCGCTCAGGAAGAAGGCGGCGCGCTTCTGCCCGTACACCCAGTTGTTCTCGTAGAGGTTCCAGTTGCCTCCGGCGGTGATGATGCCGGTGCCCGGAGGCATGGAGATCTGCGGGCAGACCACCCCGTCCTCGTATCCGCGCTCGACGGGTGGCTTGGCGCAGGTGCCGTCGGCGACGTACGGGTAGTAGTCGGCGTTGTTGTCGTGGATCAGGTTGCGCTCGAAGCGGGCGTGGTTCTGCGGCAGCCCGGGGTGTCCGGGGAAGGCGCTGTCCATCGAGGCGCCGCCCATGTTGTGGTCGAACTCGTTGTCGTGGACGTAGACGGAGTCGCCCGCCGTGCCCGAGTAGCCGACCATGTTGTGGTGGCTTCGGCAGCCGGTGATCTCGATCGAGTAGCGCGGCACCTCGTAGCCGTAGCCGTCGTTGATGTCCGACGCGCTGCCCGGGTAGATGCCGGAGTCGCCGTTGCCGTAGGACTCGCAGTTCTTGTACAGGCCGTGGTCACTCGCGAAGGTCAGGAAGCCGTACTCGTCGTTCCACCGGGTCAGGACGTCGTCGATGACGAAGCCGTCCTGGGCCAGGATGTACAGCGAGTTGAACGTGGTGCGCTGGGCGGTGAAGTTCTTGAAGTAGACCCCGTCCGAGCCGTCCGCCCGGACCGCGTTGAGCTTCTGGTACTTGGCGTCGATGACGACGTCCGACCGCGCGGCGCCCGTGCCCTCGATCTGGAGGTCCTTCTTGCCGAGGATCGCCACCAGGTTCTGGTTGTGCGGGCACTTCGCCTGCTGTTCGTAGCTCAGGATCTGGTAGCCGAGTTGCGAGTCGGGGGCCTTGAGCCGGGCGCACTCCCCCTTCGGCGCCGGGAGCGAGGGCTCCTCCTCGTAGAGGCCGGGCAGGATCGCGATGTTCTTCCCGGGCCCCGTGACGGCGTCGACGGCCTGCTGGAGATGGCGGTAGCCGGACTTCTGGCACCGGTCGAAGAGCGTCAGGTTCCTGGCCCGCAGGGCGTCCGGGAAGCCGGATATCCGGCGCTCGAAGTCGGCCCGGTCGCTCTTGCAGACCAGGAGATCGGGTTCGCCCGTGCGGTACGCGGGAACGCTGCCGGTGCCGTCGGGCAAGGTGACCGGCCGCTCCTCGTGCGCCTGGGCGGCCGGGGCCGCGAGCAGGGCGGCCGCGAGCGCCGCCAGAACCAGCAGAAATCTTCGTGTCCACGACATGAGCCGGAGAGTAGAGCATTGTTCATCTTCTGGAACCCCCCTGTGCCGCACGAATGCCGTTGACTCCCGGCCCTTCGATTCCTACGGTTAAGCATAGGATTCCAGGATTCTCATGCACCGGGAGCACATATGAGCGGCATCGAGCAGGCGCGGAAGACTGCGGAAGGGCTCGCGCACTCCGCCGGATTCGGCAATCAGCACAGCTCGGAAGCGGTGCCGGGAGCGTTGCCGCACGGCCGCAACTCGCCGCAGCGCGCCCCGCTGGGGCTCTACGCGGAGCAGCTCAGCGGTTCGGCCTTCACCGAGCCGCGCGTCCACAACCGCCGCTCCTGGCTCTACCGGATCCGCCCCTCCGCTGCCCACCCGCCGTTCACCCGGACCGACAACGGCGCACTGCGCACCGCCCCGTTCACCGAGACCGTTCCGGACCCCAACCGGCTGCGCTGGGACCCGCTCCCGGAGCCCGCGCCCGGCACGGACTTCCTTTCCGGTCTGTGGACGCTGGGCGGAAACGGCAACGCCGCCGAGCGCAGCGGCATGGCCGTGCACCTCTACGCCGCCAACACCGCCATGACCGACCGGGTGTTCAGCGACAGCGACGGCGAGCTCCTCATCGTCCCCGAGCACGGCGGCCTGCTGCTGCGCACCGAACTGGGCCTGCTGCGCGCCGAACCGGGCCATGTGGCACTGATCCCGCGCGGTGTCCGCTTCCGGGTGGAACTCCTCGACGCCACCGCCCGCGGCTACGTCTGCGAGAACTACGGCAGCCCCTTCGTCCTCCCCGACCTCGGCCCGATCGGCGCCAACGGCCTGGCGAACGCACGGGACTTCCTCGCCCCGGTCGCCGCGTACGAGGACGTGGAGCGCCCGGTCGAGGTGGTCAACAAGTACTGCGGCAACCTCTGGTCGGCGACGTACGACCACTCGCCGCTGGATGTGGTCGCCTGGCACGGCAACCACACCCCGTACGTCTACGACCTGCGCCGGTTCAACGTCATCGGCTCGATCAGCTACGACCACCCGGACCCGTCGATCTTCACGGTGCTGACCTCGCCCTCGGACACCCCCGGTCTGGCCGGGGTCGACTTCGTGGTGTTCGCGCCGCGCTGGCTGGTGGGCGAGGACACCTTCCGGCCGCCGTACTTCCACCGCAACGTCATGAGCGAGTACATGGGCCTGATCGAGGGCGCTTACGACGCGAAGACGGCAGGCAAGGGCGGCTTCGTGCCCGGCGGCGGCTCCCTGCACAACATGATGTCGGCACACGGACCGGACCGCGAGACCTTCGAGCGGGCGAGCACGGCGGAGCTGAAGCCGCAGAAGATCGACGACGGTCTGGCGTTCATGTTCGAGACCCGCTGGCCGGTCATCGCGACCGGGCAGGCGGCGACGGCCGGACATCTCCAGCACGGCTACGACGACGTGTGGCAGGGTCTGAGCCGCAACTTCAGGCCGTAAGGGCCCCGTGCCACTCCAGGCCGCAAGGGCCCCGTGCCGCAGCGACGACGAATGCAGGTGACCCAGGTGCCGCAGCCCTCTCCGACGCCCCCCACGGCCCAGGGAGCCGCCTTCGCGCCCGACTCGCTGGTCCTGAACCGCAAGCTCCCGCTGTGGTACCAGGTCTCGCAGTCGTTGCGGGCCTCGATACTGGGCCGCACCGCGGACGCCACCCTGCGGCTGCCGACCGAGGAACAGCTCGCGGCGCACTACGGCGTCAGCGTCCTCACGATGCGTCAGGCGCTCAAGGAACTGGAGACGGAGGGGCTGATCAGCCGGCACCGGCGGCGCGGCACGTTCATCGAGCCCCGCGCACGCCGGGTGTCGCCGGTGCGGCTGATGGGTTCGATCGACGCGATCGTCGCCCAGCAGTCGGGCGAGCGCACCACCCTGCTCGAACACGGCCCGTCCCCGGTGCCGGGCGATGTCGCGGAGTACTTCCCCGGCTGCACCGAAGTCGTCGGATACCGGCGCCTGCGGTGCGAGGAGGACACCGGCGAGCCGACCAACTGGGCGCAGAACTGGGTCCGTCCGGAGGCCGCGGCCGGGATCGACCCCGCCGATCTCGAACGCTGGCCGATGACCAAGGTGCTGCGCGACCGCGCCGGCGTCCCGATCGCCAGGATCACCGACACGGTCGAGGCCCGGCTCGCCGACCCGGCCACCGCCGGGCTGCTCCGGGTCCCGCTGCTCAGCCCGATCCTGTACTACACGGGCGTGGCGTACGACGAGAGCGGCCGGGTGGTCGATGTGGCGCAGATCCGTTACCGGGGCGACCGGTTCTCCTTCTCGGTCACCGTGGAGACCCACTGACGGCAGCGGCGGCCCCGGGGGCCGGCAGGCGCCCTGCCGGGACCCGTGGCGGCGCCGTTACGATGCCGGGGACGGCGGCAGACGTGGCGACGGGGAGGACGACACGGTGGCAGCTCCGGCAGCGGCCGGCTCCGGCGAGGGCCCGCACAGCCCGCTCCTCGACGACCTCATGCCCTGGTCGGTACGGCCGCTCAGGACCGGGCGCCCCTGGGTGACCGCCCCCGACGCGGGCTCCCTCAGGGCCCGCTGGGAACGGCTCGTCCGGGCCCCTGACACCGAACGTGAGCAGCTTTTCGGGCCCACCCGCACGCACAGCCCGCAGACCCCGGTGGCGGCCCTGCCCGGGCAGTCCACCGGCACCGGCCGGTTCGCCCGTGAGCCGGGTCCGTGCCCGGAGCCGGTACGGATCCTGCACGGGCCGTACGACGAGCAGTGGCTGCTCCCCGACCACCGCCTGATCGACGTGGCCCGGCCCGAGCTCTGGCGGGTCGCCGACGGGCAACAGCTCTTCCTCCTCGAGCACGGCCGGGTGCCCCAGGACACCGGCCCCGCCCTCTCGGTGACCGCACTGCTCCCCGACGGCCACTCCCCCGCGGGGCGGCCCGGCCGGATCCGTCCGCTGTTCCGGCGCCCCGGCGGCGGCGAACCCAATCTGGCCCCCGGACTGCTCGGCCTGCTGCGGGCCCGCCACGGGGACACGGTCACCGCCGAGTCGGTACTGGCGTGGATCCTCGCGGCGGCCCGCCGCACCCCGGACGGCTGCGCGGTGCCGCTGCCCGCGGACACCGCGCGCTGGTCGGCGGGCTTGGAGCTGGGGCACGAGCTGCTGCGGGTCCAGTTGCGCGGGGCCCGGGGCGGGGAGCGCCCCCGGCTGCCGGGCGGGCGACGCCCCTACGTGCGGGCCGCCGTGCCGCCCGCCCCGTCGGAGCTCTCCTACGATGCCGAGGAGCAGGTGCTGAGCCTCGGTACGGGCCGCATCTCGCCGGTGCCCGCCGGTGCGTGGGAGTTCCGGGTGGGCGGCGTACGGGTGCTGGAGCTGTGGTTCGGGCGCCGGACGGCGGCGCCCGGGGCCGGCGGCCTTGAGGCCGTACTGCCCCGCGCCTGGCCGCAGGAGTGGACGTCGGAGCTGCTGGAACTGATTACGCTGCTCGCCCTGCTCGCCGAACTGCGGCCGCGGCAGGAGGAGCTGGCGGACGGTCCGGAGATCGGCGTGCCCGAACTGCGGGCGGCGGGTGTGCTTCCCGTGCCGGTGGCGGCCCGGCGTCCGGCATCCGTGCTCGACCACCAGGAGGAGGGCCCGGACGGCCAGTTCGCGCTGCTGTGAACCGGACCGTTCGACGCGCCCGCCCCACACGCGGCCGAACAACTCCAGCACCCGCCCCACACGCGGCCGAACGACTCCAGCACCCGCCCCACACGCGGCCGAACGACTCCAGCACCCGCCCCACACGCGGCCGAACGACTCCAGCACCCGCCCTACGCACGGCCGAACGAGTCCAGCACCCGGGCGAGCGCCCGGTCGAACACGGCGTCCAGATCGATCGGTCCGGGATCCTCGGCGAATCCCGCCGCCATCCGCGGGTACTTCCCGGTCATGATCTGGCTGATCAGGTACCCGGTGCGGGCGGCCTGCTCCTGCTCCTCGGACCAGGGCAGCGACCGGCTGCGCTCCGCCGTGGCGATCTCGTTGGCGGTGTAGGTGGTGACCACGCCGTTGAGCATGGCGATGAGTTCCATCTTCTCGCCGAACCGCGCGTCGAACCCGTCCAGGCAGCTCAGCGCGTACTCCAGGTACCGCAGGGCGTTCGGGCTGAACCCGTACACCGGTGACATCAGCCGGGGCACCCAGGTGTGGCGGTGCATCATCCCCCGGGCCTGGTGGGCGAGGGCGAGAAGATCGGCGCGCCAGTCACCGGACGGGTCCGGGAGGTCGTAGCCGGCGCTGACCGCGTCGAGCATCAGCTCGTACAGGTCCTCCTTGCGCGGGACGTAGTTGTAGAGCGACATGGTGCCGCAGCCGAGTTCGGCCGCCACCTTCCGCATCGACACCGCGTCGAGCCCTTCCGCGTCCGCGATGCGCACGGCGGCCGCCGCGATGTCCGCTCGGCTGAACGCGGGCTTGGGACCACGCCCCGCACGCTCGGGACGCGCCCAGATCACTTCCGGTACTGCGGGTCGCCCCACCATTGATCATCACCTCGGTCACCATGGTAGTTACGTACACCGTACGTAGTGCGGTACCGTTGCGGCATGACAACTACGTACGCTGTACTTAGTGAAGGTCTGGAGAAGCGCTACGGTCACGTCCACGCGCTGCGCGGCCTCGATCTGGCCGTCGCCGAAGGCACCGTCTGCGGGGTGCTGGGGCCCAATGGCGCCGGCAAGACCACCGCCGTCCGCGTCCTCACCACGCTGACCGCACCCGACGGCGGCAGCGCCCGGATCGCGGGCCACGACGTGGTGCGGGAGGCCGGGGCCGTACGGGCGGCGATCGGCGTCACGGGGCAGAGCGCCTCCGTCGACGGCGAGCTGTCCGGCCGGCAGAACCTGCGGCTCTTCGCCAGGCTGCTCAAGTACCGGGGCGAGGCGGCCCGCACCCGGTCCGACGAGCTCCTCGAACGCTTCGAACTGACCGACGCCGCCGACCGCCCGGCCCGCACCTACTCCGGCGGGATGCGCCGCCGCCTGGATCTCGCCGCCAGCCTGCTGGCCCGCCCCCAGGTGCTGTTCCTGGACGAGCCGACCACCGGACTCGACCCGCACAGCCGCAACCAGATCTGGGCGGCGGTACGGGAGCTGGCGGGCCGCGGCACCACCGTCCTGCTCACCACGCAGTATCTGGAGGAGGCAGATCAACTGGCCGACGACATCGTGCTCGTCGACAGCGGGCGGGCCGCCCACAGCGGCAGCCCCGCCGAACTGAAGGCCAGGATCGGCAGCTACGCCGAAGTCGTCGTCGCGCACGCGTCCGCGCTCGGAGCCGCCGCGGCGGTGCTGGACCAGCTGACGGGCGCGGAGCCGGTGCTCGACCACGAGCGCCGCACGGTGGGCGCGGTCGCCACGGACCCCTCACTCACCCTGCCCCGGATCGTCCGCGAACTGGACGCGGCGGGTGCGGCGGTGATCGACGCGAGCCTGCGCCCGCCCACCCTCGACGAGGTCTTCCTGCGCCTGACCGGCCGCAGCACCCCCATCAAGGAGACGGCAGCATGAGCACCGACGTACTCGTGACGGAACGACGGAGGGCGGACGCCACCGCGCCCGCGCACACACCCGTCGCGGACGGCCTGGCCGTGCTCGGCCGCCATCTGCAGCGGATCAAGGCGGCCCCGGGCGTCCTGATCCTCACCCAGACCATGCCGATCACGATGCTGCTGTTCTTCGGGTACGTCTTCGGCAGCGCCCTGGCCGTCCCCGGCCAGGAGTACCGCGCCTTCCTGGTGCCGGGACTGCTGGCGGCAACCGCGGCGAACGGCATCATGACGGGCATGTTCCAGTCCGCGCAGGACTGCCACCGGGGCGTGATGGACCGGCTGCGCACCCTGCCGATGAGCCGGTCCGCCGTTCCGTTCGGGCAGACCGCGGCCGATGTGCTGACCACGGCCGTCGGCCTGGTCCCGCTGATGCTGGTCGGCCTCGCCGTGGGCTGGCGGATCGAGGGCGGCCCGGCCGCCGCGGTCGGCGCGTTCGGCCTGCTGCTGCTGTTCCGGTTCGCGACGTCATGGGTGGGCTGCTGGCTGGGGCTCCTGATCCGGAACGAGGAGGCCGCCGGGCAACTGGGCGCGGCCACGTTCATCCTGCCGCTGCTCTCCAGCGCGTACATCCCGACCGACAACCTGCCGGGCTGGCTGCGCACGCTCGCGGAGTGGAATCCGATCAGCGCCGTCGCGGCGGCCGCCCGCGACCTCTTCGGCAACGCCGCACCGGCCGCCGACGCCGCCTGGCCGGTCGCCCACCCGGTGGCCGGAACGCTGCTCTGGTCGGCGGTGCTGCTCGCGGTCGCCGTACCGCTGTCCGTTCGCCTCTACTCGCGCGGCGGCGAATGACGGCACCGGGGCACCGGCTCAGCCGGGCAGCGCGACCGGCCGGTCCAGTGCGCCCAGCAGGGCGATGAAACCCGACTCCAGGAAGGCGCCGAGGGTGTCGAGGGCGTCCGGCTCGTCGAGCGGCCAGTTGGTGACGGCCTCCTCGGCGAAGGCCATCCAGGCGCGGGCGGCGACCGGCAGCCGGGGCGAGTCCGGCATCCCGAGCCGCCGCTGGCCCTCCGCCACCCGCCGGGCCACGAGGGTGCGCGTGGACTCGACGATGTCCTCCACGGCGGGATGGCTGCCGGCGGCGCCTCGGACCAGCGCGAGATAGACCCTGCGGTGCTCCGTGACGTACGCCGTGAAACCGGCGATGAACGACCGCAGCCAGGCGACGGGCTCCAGCGAGGGGTCCGGGTCCATGGCCGCGGCGAAGTCGTCGCACTCCCGCTGCACCATGGAGCGGTAGAAGTCCCGCTTGGAGTCGAAGTAGTGGAAGAGCAGCCCCCGGGAGATCCCGGCGCGGCGTGCCACATCGTCGGTGGAGAGCTCGTCCAGCGAACGATCGGAGAGCATGTCCACGCCAATCGTGACCAACTGCGCCCTTCGTTCGTCGGGACTCAGGCGCGCGGCTCGCTTCTCGGGCATGCGGACAGTGTAGAAGTACTTCGGCACCGAATTACCTCGGAGCCCACCCCACCGGCGGGCAAGAGGTTCACGCGGACATGGCGACGCGCCACTGCCGGCTCCGGGGATGACGGAAGAGCGGGCAGCAGCGCGAGGCCGGGACCGGGCGTCGGATCAGCGGCGGCTGCCGAAGAGCGAGCGCCGCAGCCGCCGCAGCGGGGCGAAGAGCGAGACTCTCGCGCTCCTGCTCCGGCGGGTGTGCGCGACGTCGCGCGAGGTCAGCTCGAGCATCAACAGCGTCGCCTCCGCGGACTCACGCTGCGGGACGGCGGGGCCGCCCAGCACTGCGAGATGGCGGTCGAGGCGCGAACTCGTCGCACCGCTCCCACACGTGATGGCAGGCACACGCGGCCTGCTACGCATCGTTATCTGTTCCATGTCACTCCCCACCCGTACGAGGGCACCCGGCCCGGGCAGGTTAACCCTATCGCCCCGCGGCGACACGCGTGTATCCCGGGCACAGGATTGAGCACACACATACGGAGGTTGACGACCTGTCTGCGAATCTGCCCGATTCCAGGGCGAGTTGGACAGATCGTCAACCTCCGGACGGATCAAGCCCATCGGGGGCCACTCACCGACAGGAACCCTGACCTGCATGGATCCTTCGGCAGGCGGTGCGACGGGCACAGCACGAATGTGCCGTCGAAGCCCGCGCCGGTCAGTCGAGCGAGTTGAGGACGGGCAGATAGCCGCCGGACTGCCCGGAGGCGAAGGGGTGGTACGACTCCCCGATGTTGAACCAGTTGAGACTGTGCAGCCATGCGCTCCCGGAGCAGATCTCGTGTCCGGTGAACGTTCCGGTGACATCACCGAAGGTGAAGCCGTGGTCGGCGGCACGCTTGGCGGTGGCCGCGTTGAGGTAGTCGGCGGCGCCGTTGATGGCGGTGCGCACCTTGTCACTCAGGCCGACGACACAGCTGCCGCCGATCTTGTAGAAGCGGGGGTAGCCGAGCACGACGACACGGGCGGACGGAGCCTTGGCGCTGATCGCGTCGTACACCGAGTCGAGCCGGCCGGGCAGCGTGGAGTCCACATAGCCGCGGGCGGTGGCGATCCGGTTGAGGCAGGTGGCCTCCGACTGGAGGACACAGGTCGTCATGACATCGGCGAATCCGGCGTCGTTGCCGCCGATGGAGATCGAGACGAGGTCGGTCGAGGCGGTGAGCGGTCCGAGCTGACTCGCGGTCACGTCGTTGGTGCGGGCACCCGAGCAGGCGGTGAAGGCGAACGAGGCGGGCGAGTTGGCGGCCGCCCAGAGCGAGGGGTAGGCGAGGGTGCTGCGCTTGCAGTCGCCGCTGGAGCTGATGTAACTGCCGGAGCCCACCCCCGAGGAGTAGGAGTCACCCAGCGCGACATAGTCGACGGCCTGGACGGACGGGGCGGCGTTCGCGGTGGCTGCCCCGGTCAGGGCGATGACGGCACCGAGCAGGAGTGAGGACGATAACGCCATGAGTCTGGATATTTTCATGGAACCTCCCTTGGACCGACCAGCAGGATCTCTGCCTACTCAGTGGTAGCAGCAGCGAAGGCCATTCCGGAAGTGTCCATGCCAAGTCGATCGGACGAGCTTCTGCCGCCGGTTCCCTGAGTTCGTGTCATATCGGTGCAACGGGCGTCACGGCGCGCACCGGACCGGAACAGCAGGTGACGAAACCTGGGTGCGCCGGATACGCGCGTGCCGGATCATGGGCGGCATGTCTGCCAACCCCGAGTCCGCGCTGCCGATCCGGCTCACCGTCGACGACAGCGACTCGCCGTCCGACGTCGTCGACGCGCTGTTCCTCGGCCGCTTCGCGACGGGCGAGCAGCCGTACTCGCACAGCTCCTCGCTCGACCGGGTGAAGAAGAGCGCCACGCTGTTGCCCGAGGGGGCGAAGGTGCTGCGCGCCGCCCGTGACGACGACCGCAGCGCCACGCTGGCCGAGGGCGAGGGCTGGACCCTGCTCATCTCGCGGTGGAACCGCGGCGCCGATGTCACGGTCACCGCGACCAGCCCGGAACTGGCCGGCAAGGTGCTCGACGAGGCCACCGAAGGCGCCCAGGACGAGCCGGAGCCCCAGCCGGAGAACGTGACGATGGGCTTCTGGTACGTCTCGCCGCGCCGCGGCCCGTACCGTACGACCCGTCAGATCACGGCCGGTACATGGGACGAGGTCCGCTCCAACTACACGGCGCCCGTGGCCGGTGCCATGGACCGGCTGATGAAGGTCACCCCGGACGACATCGCGGGCCGGCTGCTCCTGCTGCACGGCCCGCCCGGGACCGGCAAGACGTCCGCCCTGCGCACCCTGGCCCGGTCCTGGCGGGACTGGTGCCAGGTCGACTGCGTGCTCGACCCCGAGCGGCTCTTCAACGACGTCGGCTATCTGATGGACATCGCGATCGGCGAGGACGACGGCAGCGCGAAGGGCCGCTGGCGCCTGCTGCTCCTGGAGGACTGCGACGAGCTGATCCGCGGCGAGGCCAAGCACACGGCCGGCCAGGCGCTGTCGCGGCTGCTGAACCTCACGGACGGACTGCTGGGCCAGGGCCGCAACGTACTGGTGGGCGTGACGACCAACGAGGACCTGGAACGGCTGCACCCGGCGGTCGTCAGGCCCGGCCGCTGCCTGGCCCGCATCGAGGTGGGGCCGCTGACCCGCAAGGAGTCGGTGGCCTGGCTCGGCACGGAGGAGGGCCTGGGCCGGGATGCCGCCCGCGAGGGCACGACCCTGGCGGAGCTGTACGCCCTGCGCCGCGGCACGGGCCCGGCATCGGTCCCCAAGCAGGACTCGGGGGCGGACGCGGGTCTGTATCTCTGAGCCCGTCCCGGCCCTCACCTCAACCCGCGTACACCGCCCGCACCGCGTCCTGCGCCAGCTCCAGGGCCCGCGCCCGGGACATCCCCAGCCGCCGGGCCTGCTCCGCGTACTCGCGTGCGGTGGCGGCCGCGTGGCGTTCGGCCGCGTCGCCCGCAGCGGCGACGAACGTCCCGTTGCGCCCGCGCGTCTCGATCACTCCGTCCGCCTCCAGGGCCCGGTAGGCCTTGGCGACGGTGTTGGCGGCGAGGCCCAGCTCCTCGGCGAAACCGCGGACGGTCGGGAGCTTGTAGCCGACCGGCAGCGCGCCGGAGCGGGCCAGTTCGGAGATCTGCGTGCGCAGCTGCTCGTACGGAGCGGTGCCGGAATCCGGGTCAACGGAGATCTTCAGAGTCACGGGCCGATTCTGCCCCACCGCCGGAAATTCGGGGGCACACGGGCCGGACCTGCGGGTACGGTCCGGGCCATGACTGTCATCGTGCGCGATTTCCGGCCCGCCGACGCCGAGGACTGGGTGCGGGTGAGGCGCGCCGCGCTCCCGTTCATGGTCACCACGCCCGAGCAGATCGTCTTCGACCTGGCCACCGCCCATCCGGACAAGCGGTACCGGCTGCTGGTCGCGGAGGAGGACGGCGAGGTCATCGGGACGGCCCAGGTGGGGCGGGCCCACGAGAGTCCCGAGCCGGGGCAGGCGTTCTGCAACACGTTCGTCCACCCGGAACGGACCGGCCGGGGCGCGGGCACGCTGCTGCTGCGCACGGCCGAGGAGTATCTGGCCCTGGCCGGTGCGACCTCGGTCTACGCCTGGGTCCTGGACACCCCGGGCGACCGGGCGTTCGCCGGAAGGCGCGGCTACGCCCCGAGCCGGCCTGCGCACTTCCTCCATCTCTCGCTGGCCGGTGCCTCGCTGCCGCCCCGTCAGGAGCTTCCGGCCGGTGTGGAACTGCGTACCGCCGCCGACTTCGCCGACGATCCGCGCCCGCTCTTCGAGGCGGATGCCGAGACCACCGCGGACGAGCCCAGCGACACACCGGCCCTGCTGTCGGACTACGAGGAGTGGCTGACGGAGACCTGGCGCAGTCCCGGCCTCGACCACGGCCTCACCTCGGTCGTGGTGGCCGACGGCGAGGTGGCGGCGTTCAGCGTGGCGGAGACCGACGGAGTGGACCGCTACTGGTCGGGGATGACCGGCACCCGCCGGGCGTACCGCAACCGCGGGCTGGCGAAGCTGGCGAAGAACGACTCGCTGCACCGGGCGCGCGCCGCCGGGTACACCGACGCCTACACCGGCAATGACGCCG harbors:
- a CDS encoding SGNH/GDSL hydrolase family protein, with protein sequence MALSSSLLLGAVIALTGAATANAAPSVQAVDYVALGDSYSSGVGSGSYISSSGDCKRSTLAYPSLWAAANSPASFAFTACSGARTNDVTASQLGPLTASTDLVSISIGGNDAGFADVMTTCVLQSEATCLNRIATARGYVDSTLPGRLDSVYDAISAKAPSARVVVLGYPRFYKIGGSCVVGLSDKVRTAINGAADYLNAATAKRAADHGFTFGDVTGTFTGHEICSGSAWLHSLNWFNIGESYHPFASGQSGGYLPVLNSLD
- a CDS encoding DUF5925 domain-containing protein → MGGMSANPESALPIRLTVDDSDSPSDVVDALFLGRFATGEQPYSHSSSLDRVKKSATLLPEGAKVLRAARDDDRSATLAEGEGWTLLISRWNRGADVTVTATSPELAGKVLDEATEGAQDEPEPQPENVTMGFWYVSPRRGPYRTTRQITAGTWDEVRSNYTAPVAGAMDRLMKVTPDDIAGRLLLLHGPPGTGKTSALRTLARSWRDWCQVDCVLDPERLFNDVGYLMDIAIGEDDGSAKGRWRLLLLEDCDELIRGEAKHTAGQALSRLLNLTDGLLGQGRNVLVGVTTNEDLERLHPAVVRPGRCLARIEVGPLTRKESVAWLGTEEGLGRDAAREGTTLAELYALRRGTGPASVPKQDSGADAGLYL
- a CDS encoding GntR family transcriptional regulator translates to MTLKISVDPDSGTAPYEQLRTQISELARSGALPVGYKLPTVRGFAEELGLAANTVAKAYRALEADGVIETRGRNGTFVAAAGDAAERHAAATAREYAEQARRLGMSRARALELAQDAVRAVYAG
- a CDS encoding GNAT family N-acetyltransferase, whose protein sequence is MTVIVRDFRPADAEDWVRVRRAALPFMVTTPEQIVFDLATAHPDKRYRLLVAEEDGEVIGTAQVGRAHESPEPGQAFCNTFVHPERTGRGAGTLLLRTAEEYLALAGATSVYAWVLDTPGDRAFAGRRGYAPSRPAHFLHLSLAGASLPPRQELPAGVELRTAADFADDPRPLFEADAETTADEPSDTPALLSDYEEWLTETWRSPGLDHGLTSVVVADGEVAAFSVAETDGVDRYWSGMTGTRRAYRNRGLAKLAKNDSLHRARAAGYTDAYTGNDADNGPMLAINRWFGYEICATEVRHVRALG